From one Actinopolyspora saharensis genomic stretch:
- a CDS encoding response regulator transcription factor — protein MSVVLLAEDDPAIAMPLSRALQREGYSVQVLEDGNAALSETCSGSVDLLVLDLGLPGMDGLEVCRRLRAQGRGTPVLMLTARTDEVDFVVGLDAGADDYVAKPFRLAELMARIRALLRRGAPETLEAGGVRLELTARRVLVDDHEVQLANKEFELLRVLMWHAGEVVTREQILQQVWPEPGKKGSKTLDMHISWLRRKLGDGHYRTAEQRISTVRGVGFRFNID, from the coding sequence GTGAGCGTAGTGCTGCTGGCCGAGGACGATCCAGCCATCGCGATGCCGTTGTCCAGAGCTCTGCAACGGGAGGGATATTCGGTCCAGGTGCTCGAGGACGGCAACGCGGCGTTGAGCGAGACGTGCTCGGGAAGTGTGGATCTGCTGGTACTCGATCTCGGGTTGCCCGGGATGGACGGTTTGGAGGTCTGTCGTCGCCTCCGTGCCCAGGGGCGGGGGACTCCTGTGTTGATGCTCACGGCGCGGACCGACGAGGTCGACTTCGTGGTCGGGCTGGACGCGGGCGCCGATGACTACGTCGCCAAGCCCTTCCGCCTGGCGGAGCTGATGGCTCGGATCCGCGCGCTGCTGCGGCGCGGGGCTCCCGAAACCCTGGAGGCGGGCGGCGTCCGCCTGGAGCTGACCGCCCGGCGCGTGCTCGTGGACGACCACGAGGTGCAGCTCGCCAACAAGGAGTTCGAGCTGCTGCGCGTGCTGATGTGGCACGCGGGAGAAGTCGTCACCAGGGAGCAGATCCTGCAGCAGGTGTGGCCGGAGCCCGGCAAGAAGGGCAGCAAGACCCTGGACATGCACATCTCCTGGTTACGGCGCAAGCTCGGCGACGGGCACTACCGCACGGCCGAGCAGCGGATATCGACGGTACGCGGGGTCGGTTTCCGCTTCAACATCGACTGA
- a CDS encoding inositol monophosphatase family protein, giving the protein MSTPDLSLAHLLSDRADAITGARFRSADLRVNSKPDRTPVTDADLAVEDAVRAELAEHRPDDLVVGEERGGDLTKGRFWIIDPIDGTKNFLRGLPVWATLTALVEDGSPVVGVVSAPALHRRWWASAGGGAYRRIGADGAAERINVSGVSELADSYLSTTHLSSWTERELRAEYLRLVDACWESRAFGDFWQHCLVAEGAIDLAAEPLANEWDLAAVQILVEEAGGSLTDLSGQRRFDGGEALTSNGAVHREALELLGG; this is encoded by the coding sequence GTGAGCACACCTGATCTCTCCTTGGCCCACCTCCTCTCCGACCGCGCGGACGCCATCACCGGTGCGCGCTTCCGCTCCGCGGACCTGCGCGTGAACAGCAAGCCCGACCGGACCCCCGTGACCGACGCGGACCTGGCGGTCGAGGACGCGGTGCGGGCCGAGCTGGCCGAGCACCGCCCGGACGACCTCGTCGTCGGCGAGGAGCGCGGCGGGGACCTCACCAAGGGGCGTTTCTGGATCATCGACCCGATCGACGGGACCAAGAACTTCCTGCGCGGCTTGCCCGTCTGGGCGACGCTGACGGCTCTCGTCGAGGACGGCTCGCCGGTCGTGGGAGTCGTCAGCGCTCCGGCTCTGCACCGCCGCTGGTGGGCCTCCGCCGGCGGGGGCGCGTACCGGCGGATCGGCGCGGACGGTGCCGCCGAGCGGATCAACGTCTCCGGGGTGTCCGAGCTGGCCGACTCCTACCTGTCCACCACCCACCTGAGCAGTTGGACGGAGCGGGAACTGCGCGCCGAATACCTCCGGCTGGTGGACGCCTGCTGGGAGAGCCGGGCCTTCGGGGACTTCTGGCAGCACTGCCTGGTCGCCGAGGGAGCGATCGATCTGGCCGCCGAGCCGCTGGCGAACGAGTGGGACCTGGCCGCCGTCCAGATCCTCGTCGAGGAGGCCGGAGGCAGCCTCACCGACCTGTCCGGGCAACGGCGCTTCGACGGCGGCGAGGCGCTGACCTCGAACGGTGCCGTGCACCGTGAAGCGCTGGAGCTGCTGGGCGGCTGA
- a CDS encoding glycohydrolase toxin TNT-related protein (This protein contains a domain related to Tuberculosis Necrotizing Toxin, which is the C-terminal effector domain of outer membrane channel protein CpnT, and which has a lethal NAD+-glycohydrolase activity.) — MGIELPAELREVARRTGTHWPEADEDAMRAAARAWRDAAESVGGLARASDASAQRALAAVEGEAGRAARREWDEFIEPESGHLPVCVRECTAAADRLEHAAAQVGAAKVRIVRELVTLAKQLDAAESAAATGNQASGAETETLVRATAANVAELDRTLAAAVDGGSGVTVEGADSPVSGVAAEARSSSAAVVPDSSAAGGAPASSGVSGVPGLSEVVGGPAVSGASEAVGASEVSEVVHREGELPPEEQPPGPERAGEGEEPGGNASIAEKLFTRQPPEVTPEPTATADSSAPEGPSGGQPGSGESDRESTGPVAAETVRKASESAGNGVTDTSGTGPIPAGGGSGGTGADGRDPATAPQAVHQAWAGTAGGGNQPFPQGAGAGGSAGPFPQTQQPGPAGQYVRPEQQPPPGGARPQQPGAPAQGAGPLGAGRPPAPAAGNPGYGGAAPPGGSAQPPRGAGGSQYSGAAQPGNPPVGPAVRGAHPGAAGGGGVPQPPAQQPPAQQPGDGRRPLRNNERDSAVVAFVLHQFPIGHMPVSSGRPSEQWSGTGGVTESAPAGFPPGDHPSSHLVERATFAPGGDHLAEAGRQPGAEPETTTRSMPEELLEGYDPLGTDPGLSEYEWELRYCPRATSDTGGHYDWPARHGYPDNVVEEGEPVVLEPGTVLDRLGEEHGRVLAPAGTSFAARALPPEFRLRSYRRYRVTRALPVWRGLSVSWFEQPGGGVRYRATHPVVELVASGALLELDDEREPAEQDSAESTVRLRPETVGGDSAEEPNREAG; from the coding sequence TTGGGAATCGAACTGCCCGCGGAGCTGCGGGAAGTCGCCCGGCGCACCGGAACCCACTGGCCGGAGGCGGATGAGGACGCGATGCGTGCCGCGGCGCGGGCCTGGCGCGATGCGGCGGAGTCCGTGGGCGGGCTCGCGCGCGCTTCGGACGCCTCCGCGCAGCGGGCGCTGGCCGCGGTCGAGGGCGAAGCGGGCCGGGCGGCCCGCCGCGAGTGGGACGAGTTCATCGAGCCGGAGTCCGGTCACCTGCCGGTTTGCGTGCGCGAGTGCACGGCGGCCGCCGACCGGTTGGAGCACGCCGCCGCGCAGGTCGGGGCGGCCAAGGTCAGGATAGTTCGGGAGCTGGTCACGCTGGCCAAGCAGCTCGACGCGGCCGAGTCCGCGGCCGCTACCGGCAATCAGGCCTCCGGGGCGGAGACGGAAACTCTCGTCCGGGCCACGGCCGCCAACGTGGCCGAGCTCGACCGCACCCTGGCCGCCGCGGTGGACGGCGGCTCGGGCGTCACGGTCGAGGGAGCGGACTCCCCGGTGTCGGGTGTTGCCGCGGAGGCGCGGTCCTCCTCGGCAGCGGTGGTGCCGGATTCCTCCGCTGCGGGGGGTGCTCCCGCGAGCTCGGGCGTGTCCGGGGTCCCCGGTCTGTCCGAAGTGGTCGGCGGTCCCGCTGTCTCCGGTGCGTCCGAAGCGGTCGGCGCGTCCGAGGTCTCCGAAGTCGTGCATCGGGAGGGGGAGCTGCCCCCGGAGGAGCAACCGCCCGGTCCGGAGCGGGCCGGAGAGGGCGAGGAGCCCGGCGGGAACGCGAGCATCGCGGAGAAGCTGTTCACCCGGCAGCCCCCGGAAGTCACCCCGGAACCAACCGCGACGGCAGACTCCTCCGCACCGGAGGGCCCTTCCGGCGGGCAGCCCGGCAGCGGAGAATCCGACCGGGAGTCGACGGGACCGGTCGCGGCCGAGACGGTCCGGAAGGCCTCCGAAAGCGCGGGGAACGGTGTCACGGACACCTCCGGAACCGGGCCGATCCCCGCCGGCGGCGGAAGTGGTGGAACGGGCGCGGACGGGCGAGATCCGGCGACCGCTCCGCAGGCCGTGCACCAGGCCTGGGCGGGCACTGCGGGAGGAGGGAATCAGCCCTTCCCGCAAGGAGCGGGGGCCGGTGGCTCGGCCGGGCCGTTCCCCCAGACGCAGCAGCCGGGCCCGGCGGGCCAGTACGTTCGTCCGGAGCAGCAGCCACCCCCCGGAGGCGCCCGGCCGCAGCAGCCCGGTGCTCCGGCCCAGGGAGCGGGCCCTCTCGGCGCGGGGCGCCCTCCGGCGCCCGCCGCGGGAAACCCGGGGTACGGCGGTGCGGCCCCGCCCGGAGGCTCGGCACAACCACCTCGCGGGGCCGGCGGGAGCCAGTATTCCGGGGCGGCCCAGCCGGGGAACCCACCGGTCGGTCCGGCGGTCCGCGGTGCTCACCCCGGCGCTGCGGGGGGCGGAGGAGTGCCGCAGCCCCCGGCGCAGCAACCACCGGCGCAGCAGCCAGGGGACGGCAGGCGTCCACTGCGCAACAACGAGCGGGACTCGGCCGTGGTCGCCTTCGTGCTGCACCAGTTCCCCATCGGACACATGCCGGTCTCCAGCGGGCGACCGAGCGAGCAGTGGTCCGGAACGGGCGGGGTGACCGAGTCGGCCCCGGCGGGCTTCCCGCCGGGAGACCATCCCAGTTCCCACCTCGTCGAGCGGGCGACGTTCGCCCCGGGAGGCGACCACCTCGCGGAAGCCGGACGGCAGCCCGGAGCGGAACCGGAGACGACGACGCGCTCGATGCCGGAAGAACTGCTCGAGGGCTACGACCCGCTCGGGACCGACCCGGGGCTGAGCGAGTACGAGTGGGAGCTCCGCTACTGCCCACGGGCCACTTCGGACACAGGTGGCCACTACGACTGGCCCGCGCGGCACGGCTACCCCGACAACGTGGTCGAGGAGGGCGAGCCCGTGGTCCTGGAACCGGGGACCGTGCTCGACCGGCTCGGCGAGGAGCACGGCAGAGTGCTCGCCCCCGCGGGTACTTCTTTCGCGGCCCGTGCGCTGCCCCCCGAGTTCCGGCTGCGTTCCTACCGGCGCTACCGCGTCACCCGCGCGCTGCCGGTGTGGCGGGGACTGTCCGTGTCCTGGTTCGAACAGCCCGGAGGTGGGGTGCGGTACCGTGCCACCCACCCCGTCGTCGAACTGGTCGCCTCCGGAGCGTTGCTCGAACTCGACGACGAGCGGGAACCCGCCGAGCAGGACAGCGCGGAGAGCACCGTGCGACTCCGTCCGGAGACAGTGGGCGGCGACTCGGCGGAGGAACCGAATCGGGAGGCCGGATGA
- a CDS encoding WXG100 family type VII secretion target yields the protein MSGFRGDPRRLTEQAGAFGEHAAEAERTAAKLRDALESTRGCWGTDEVGERFADLHLPGAQRALVALDELPARLGELGTKFSETAETYRRVDDAAAERVDGADGGQR from the coding sequence ATGAGCGGATTTCGTGGTGACCCCCGGCGACTCACCGAGCAGGCCGGTGCCTTCGGCGAACACGCGGCGGAGGCGGAACGCACCGCAGCGAAGCTGCGTGACGCGCTCGAGAGCACCCGGGGCTGCTGGGGAACCGACGAGGTGGGCGAGCGGTTCGCGGACCTGCACCTTCCCGGAGCGCAGCGGGCTCTGGTCGCTCTCGACGAGCTGCCCGCGCGTCTCGGGGAGTTGGGAACGAAGTTCTCGGAGACCGCGGAAACCTACCGCAGGGTCGACGACGCGGCCGCCGAGCGGGTGGACGGTGCCGACGGCGGTCAGCGCTGA
- a CDS encoding YbaB/EbfC family nucleoid-associated protein — translation MSVAVEDRARVEELVAEYRRSRERTSALRDELEAMEETVTSERGAVSVTVGSAGALRDLRLSEQAYQQHRPAELAELIVRLSGTAADRVARRAEEAVSEVLPAGADPVALCGGRRQGDDEQASRSAPSTGATAGSAAGDDEQWDEEEPYEQCGWLRSWGPEERGGR, via the coding sequence GTGTCCGTGGCCGTCGAGGACCGGGCGCGGGTCGAGGAGCTGGTCGCCGAGTACCGGCGCAGCCGCGAGCGGACTTCCGCGCTGCGGGACGAGTTGGAGGCCATGGAGGAGACGGTCACCAGCGAACGCGGGGCCGTCTCGGTGACCGTCGGCTCCGCCGGCGCCCTCCGGGACCTGCGACTGTCCGAACAGGCCTATCAACAGCACCGACCCGCGGAGCTGGCCGAACTCATCGTGCGGCTTTCCGGGACGGCCGCGGACAGGGTGGCCCGGCGAGCAGAGGAGGCCGTGAGCGAAGTGCTGCCCGCGGGAGCCGACCCGGTCGCGCTGTGCGGTGGGCGGCGGCAGGGCGACGACGAGCAAGCCTCGCGGAGTGCGCCTTCGACCGGAGCGACGGCGGGCTCGGCGGCGGGTGACGACGAGCAGTGGGACGAGGAGGAGCCGTACGAGCAGTGCGGTTGGTTGCGGAGCTGGGGGCCAGAGGAACGAGGTGGGCGATGA
- a CDS encoding adenosylcobinamide amidohydrolase, giving the protein MTPAEWTSLPEAVVRTVRGGPLLLWEFRRPWLAVSSAVHGGGLGLRHWVVNATVPSGYDRSDPELHVAELAEELELSGQGSGLLTAVDVGHAATATDSGVRASVTTGVGHPVWAAHEGARTEHLVRHAPGTINAVCFSPVRLEESALVNLVATVAEAKAQALVEAGVPGTGTCTDATVVACPVDGAAEPYGGPRSVVGAPLARAVHSAVTAGLRVRDPRDR; this is encoded by the coding sequence GTGACCCCGGCGGAGTGGACTTCCCTCCCGGAGGCCGTCGTCCGCACCGTTCGGGGCGGTCCGCTGCTGCTGTGGGAGTTCCGACGGCCGTGGTTGGCGGTTTCCTCCGCCGTGCACGGGGGTGGGCTGGGCCTGCGCCACTGGGTGGTCAACGCCACCGTGCCCAGCGGGTACGATCGCTCCGATCCCGAGCTGCATGTCGCCGAGCTCGCGGAGGAGCTGGAGCTGAGCGGGCAGGGGAGCGGATTGCTGACCGCCGTGGACGTGGGCCACGCGGCCACCGCCACCGATTCCGGGGTGCGGGCGAGCGTGACCACCGGAGTGGGGCATCCGGTCTGGGCCGCCCACGAGGGCGCGCGGACCGAGCACCTCGTCCGGCACGCGCCCGGGACCATAAACGCGGTGTGCTTCTCCCCGGTCCGGCTGGAGGAGTCGGCGCTGGTCAACCTCGTAGCCACTGTGGCCGAGGCCAAGGCTCAGGCGCTGGTCGAGGCGGGCGTTCCGGGAACGGGAACCTGCACGGACGCTACCGTGGTGGCGTGTCCCGTCGACGGCGCGGCCGAACCGTACGGCGGGCCCCGCTCCGTGGTCGGGGCCCCGCTCGCCCGGGCCGTGCACAGCGCGGTGACCGCGGGGCTGCGAGTGCGGGATCCCCGCGACCGGTGA
- a CDS encoding hydroxymethylglutaryl-CoA lyase codes for MGVREIGLPEVTRSPESPELPEKVTIWEVGPRDGLQNESEVVPTAVKLEFVNRLNAAGLPVVETTSFVHPKWVPQLSDAAEVLDGLARKPGVRYPALVPNERGLERALSAGVEDVAVFASATESFAERNLNSSFDQQFAAFRPVVRKALEAGVRVRGYLSMVFGDPWEGQVSAERVVSAGRRLLEMGCDQISLGDTIGVATPGQVEAVLRAFRAADVPIGRIGVHFHDTYGQALANTYAALRMGVSTVDSSAGGLGGCPYAGSATGNLATEDLVWMLQGLGIEHGVDLKMLVDTSTWMGEQLGKPSPSPVVKALAR; via the coding sequence ATGGGTGTGCGCGAGATCGGACTGCCGGAAGTGACGCGCTCGCCGGAAAGTCCCGAACTTCCGGAGAAGGTGACGATCTGGGAGGTCGGTCCCCGGGACGGTCTGCAGAACGAGAGCGAGGTCGTTCCCACGGCGGTGAAGCTCGAGTTCGTCAACCGGCTCAACGCCGCGGGGCTGCCGGTCGTCGAGACCACGAGCTTCGTCCACCCGAAGTGGGTGCCGCAGCTGTCCGACGCCGCCGAGGTCCTCGACGGGCTGGCGCGCAAGCCGGGAGTGCGCTACCCGGCGCTGGTGCCCAACGAGCGCGGTCTGGAGCGGGCGCTGAGCGCGGGGGTCGAAGACGTGGCGGTCTTCGCCTCGGCCACGGAGAGCTTCGCGGAGCGCAACCTCAACAGCAGCTTCGACCAGCAGTTCGCCGCGTTCCGCCCCGTGGTGCGCAAGGCCCTGGAGGCCGGCGTGCGGGTGCGCGGCTATCTGTCCATGGTCTTCGGCGACCCGTGGGAGGGGCAGGTCTCCGCGGAGCGGGTGGTCTCCGCGGGCAGGCGCCTGCTGGAGATGGGCTGTGACCAGATCTCGCTCGGCGACACCATCGGAGTGGCCACGCCGGGCCAGGTGGAGGCGGTGCTGCGTGCCTTCCGCGCCGCCGATGTCCCGATCGGACGGATCGGGGTGCACTTCCACGACACCTACGGGCAGGCGCTGGCCAACACCTACGCGGCGCTGCGCATGGGCGTGAGCACCGTGGACTCCTCCGCGGGAGGACTCGGTGGGTGCCCCTACGCGGGTTCGGCCACCGGCAACCTCGCCACCGAGGACCTGGTGTGGATGCTGCAGGGCCTGGGCATCGAGCACGGGGTTGACCTGAAGATGCTGGTCGACACCAGCACCTGGATGGGCGAGCAGCTCGGCAAACCCAGCCCCTCGCCGGTGGTGAAGGCGCTCGCGCGGTGA
- a CDS encoding PH domain-containing protein, which translates to MAYPDDLLGEGEHVLLHRHPHWRMLIRPLLVLLVVGVGGGYLAVLAASSSWRTPLWGALGVIGGVLLIWLFLTPLLRWWTTHFVVTSQRLMVREGVLTRSGVHIPVDRINSVRSRRGLIDRLLGSGTLIVESASDEPLEFDDISDVDRVQSLLYGTFDEDSEGQHPAG; encoded by the coding sequence ATGGCCTACCCTGACGATCTCCTCGGCGAGGGTGAACACGTGCTGCTGCACCGGCACCCGCACTGGCGAATGCTGATCCGGCCGTTGCTCGTGCTGCTCGTCGTCGGTGTCGGCGGCGGGTATCTCGCCGTGCTCGCCGCCTCCAGCTCGTGGCGGACCCCGCTGTGGGGCGCGCTCGGGGTGATCGGCGGAGTGCTGTTGATCTGGCTGTTCCTGACTCCCCTGCTGCGCTGGTGGACGACCCACTTCGTCGTCACCAGTCAGCGGTTGATGGTCCGCGAGGGCGTGCTCACCCGGTCCGGGGTGCACATCCCGGTGGACCGGATCAACAGCGTCCGCTCCCGCCGCGGACTGATCGACCGCCTGCTGGGCAGCGGGACGTTGATCGTCGAGTCGGCCTCGGACGAGCCGCTGGAGTTCGACGACATATCCGACGTCGACCGGGTGCAGTCGTTGCTCTACGGCACGTTCGACGAGGACTCGGAAGGGCAACACCCCGCCGGTTGA
- a CDS encoding biotin--[acetyl-CoA-carboxylase] ligase, with product MNTPPPLDAETLRARLVDHGPYSVLDVVTVTGSTNTDLIAAANAGSADRTVLIAEEQQAGRGRMSRSWVSPRHYGLHVSVLLRPVVTARSALSWIPLLAGTALGETVREATGLGAVLKWPNDMLLDSERKAAGILADVVSTLDGMAVVLGIGVNVHHDAADLPAGAGGLPATSLAAEGVRVDRGELLSRLLERLSETEAQWRAGDPGTAVDSRLLERYRSLCTTLGRRVRVEFGGDRVLEGTARDIDEHGRLVVRGRDGKRIPVSAGDVVHLRSAER from the coding sequence ATGAACACCCCGCCCCCGTTGGACGCCGAGACCCTGCGTGCGCGTCTGGTCGACCACGGCCCGTACAGCGTCCTCGACGTGGTGACCGTTACCGGTTCGACGAACACCGACCTGATCGCCGCGGCCAACGCCGGTTCGGCGGACCGGACCGTGCTGATCGCCGAGGAGCAGCAGGCGGGGCGGGGGCGGATGAGCAGGTCCTGGGTCTCGCCGCGGCACTACGGCCTGCACGTGAGCGTGCTGCTGCGTCCCGTGGTGACCGCGCGCTCGGCGCTGTCGTGGATACCGCTGCTCGCGGGCACGGCGCTGGGCGAGACCGTGCGCGAGGCCACCGGCCTGGGGGCCGTGCTGAAGTGGCCCAACGACATGCTGCTCGACAGCGAGCGCAAGGCGGCGGGGATCCTGGCCGACGTGGTGTCCACGCTGGACGGAATGGCCGTGGTGCTCGGCATCGGGGTCAACGTGCACCACGACGCCGCCGATCTTCCCGCCGGTGCCGGTGGTCTGCCCGCCACCTCCCTGGCGGCCGAGGGGGTGCGGGTCGACAGGGGGGAGCTGCTGTCCCGGCTGCTGGAGCGGCTCTCCGAGACGGAGGCGCAGTGGCGCGCGGGCGATCCCGGAACCGCGGTGGACTCCCGGCTGCTGGAGCGCTACCGGAGCCTGTGCACGACGCTCGGCAGGCGTGTGCGGGTGGAGTTCGGCGGTGACCGGGTTCTGGAGGGCACGGCTCGCGACATCGACGAGCACGGCAGGCTCGTGGTGCGCGGGCGGGACGGCAAGCGGATCCCGGTATCGGCGGGCGACGTGGTCCATCTGCGCTCGGCCGAGCGGTGA
- a CDS encoding acyl-CoA carboxylase subunit beta, with product MSSATEPVGEPPTGEPDIHTTAGKLADLYQRNYEAVHAGSERAVEKQHAKGKQTARERIDMLLDEGSFIELDEHARHRSTNFGMDASRPYGDGVVTGYGTVDGRQVCVFSQDFTVFGGSLGEVFGEKIVKVMDLALKTGCPLIGINDSGGARIQEGVAALGLYAEIFKRNTHASGVIPQISLIMGPCAGGAVYSPAITDFTVMVNETSHMFITGPDVIKTVTGEDVSFEELGGAHSHNSRSGNAHYMASDEQDAISYVQELLSFLPSNNLAEPPVLDTPAEQGSVLEGLTDADRELDTLIPDSPNQPYDIHEVINRVLDDGEFCEVSRMFAPNIVVGYGRIEGHSVGIVANQPTQLAGTLDIDASDKAARFVRTCDSFNIPVVTFVDVPGFLPGTDQEWNGIIRHGAKLLYAYAEATVPLATVITRKAYGGAYDVMGSKHLGADVNLAWPTAQIAVMGAQGATNILYRRQLSEAAERGDDVEAVRAGLQQEYEDTLCNPYVSAERGYVDSVIPPSHTRGHLARSLRMLRNKKESIPAKKHGNIPL from the coding sequence ATGAGCAGTGCGACCGAACCGGTCGGGGAGCCACCCACCGGCGAACCGGACATCCACACCACGGCCGGGAAGTTGGCCGATCTGTACCAGCGGAACTACGAGGCAGTGCACGCCGGTTCCGAGCGCGCGGTGGAGAAGCAGCACGCCAAGGGCAAGCAAACCGCGCGCGAGCGGATCGACATGCTGCTGGACGAGGGATCGTTCATCGAGCTGGACGAGCACGCCCGGCACCGTTCGACGAACTTCGGCATGGACGCCTCCCGCCCGTACGGCGACGGGGTGGTGACCGGATACGGAACTGTGGACGGCCGCCAGGTGTGCGTGTTCTCGCAGGACTTCACCGTGTTCGGCGGTTCGCTCGGCGAGGTGTTCGGCGAGAAGATCGTCAAGGTCATGGACCTGGCGCTCAAAACGGGGTGCCCGCTGATCGGCATCAACGACTCCGGCGGGGCGCGCATCCAGGAGGGCGTCGCCGCGCTGGGGCTCTACGCGGAGATCTTCAAGCGCAACACGCACGCCTCCGGGGTCATCCCGCAGATCTCGCTGATCATGGGCCCCTGCGCGGGCGGCGCGGTGTACTCGCCCGCGATCACCGACTTCACGGTCATGGTCAACGAGACCTCGCACATGTTCATCACCGGCCCCGACGTGATCAAGACCGTCACCGGTGAGGACGTCAGCTTCGAGGAGCTGGGGGGTGCGCACTCGCACAACTCCAGGTCCGGCAACGCGCACTACATGGCCTCCGACGAGCAGGACGCGATCTCCTACGTGCAGGAGCTGCTGTCCTTCCTGCCGTCGAACAACCTCGCCGAGCCGCCGGTGCTGGACACCCCGGCCGAGCAGGGGTCCGTGCTCGAGGGCCTCACCGACGCCGACCGGGAGCTGGACACCCTGATCCCCGACTCCCCGAACCAGCCCTACGACATCCACGAGGTCATCAACCGGGTGCTGGACGACGGCGAGTTCTGCGAGGTCTCCCGGATGTTCGCGCCGAACATCGTCGTCGGCTACGGACGCATCGAGGGGCACAGCGTCGGCATCGTCGCCAACCAGCCGACCCAGCTGGCCGGGACCCTGGACATCGACGCCAGCGACAAGGCCGCCCGGTTCGTCCGCACCTGCGACTCGTTCAACATCCCCGTGGTGACCTTCGTCGACGTTCCCGGCTTCCTGCCCGGTACCGACCAGGAGTGGAACGGGATCATCCGGCACGGGGCCAAGCTGCTCTACGCCTACGCCGAGGCCACCGTGCCGCTGGCCACCGTGATCACTCGCAAGGCTTACGGCGGCGCCTACGACGTGATGGGGTCCAAGCACCTCGGTGCCGACGTCAACCTCGCCTGGCCCACCGCCCAGATCGCGGTCATGGGGGCGCAGGGGGCGACCAACATCCTCTACCGGCGCCAGCTGTCCGAGGCAGCCGAGCGCGGCGACGACGTCGAGGCGGTGCGGGCCGGGCTCCAGCAGGAGTACGAGGACACGCTGTGCAACCCCTACGTCTCCGCGGAGCGCGGGTACGTGGACTCGGTCATTCCCCCCTCGCACACGCGGGGGCACCTGGCGCGCTCGCTGCGGATGCTGCGCAACAAGAAGGAGTCGATCCCCGCGAAGAAGCACGGCAACATCCCGCTGTGA
- a CDS encoding acyl-CoA carboxylase subunit epsilon: MQDDSGAEHEAADCAAPAETDAQPLLRVERGNPDEAEIAALTAALVGLAKSAPASPERPARMSMWADRAAALRYPGGRRPLRPGPNAWRASALPM, translated from the coding sequence ATGCAAGACGACAGTGGTGCCGAGCACGAAGCCGCGGACTGCGCGGCGCCCGCGGAGACGGACGCGCAGCCGCTGCTGCGGGTGGAGCGGGGCAACCCGGACGAGGCCGAGATCGCCGCGCTGACGGCCGCGCTCGTCGGCCTGGCGAAGTCGGCCCCCGCGTCTCCGGAGCGGCCCGCCCGCATGTCGATGTGGGCGGATCGGGCCGCCGCGCTGCGCTACCCGGGTGGGCGCAGGCCGCTGCGTCCCGGGCCCAACGCGTGGCGGGCTTCCGCCCTGCCGATGTGA